From a region of the Mucilaginibacter auburnensis genome:
- the tuf gene encoding elongation factor Tu codes for MAKEKFDRSKPHLNIGTIGHVDHGKTTLTAAITKVLADAGLSEARSFDSIDSAPEEKERGITINTAHVEYSTANRHYAHVDCPGHADYVKNMVTGAAQMDGAIIVVAATDGPMPQTREHILLARQVGVPALVVFMNKVDMVDDPELLELVEMEVRELLSFYEFPGDDIPVIQGSALGGLNGDPKWVGKIMELMDAVDSYIPIPPRLTDLPFLMPVEDVFSITGRGTVATGRIERGVINSGEQVDILGMGAENLKSTVTGVEMFRKILDRGEAGDNVGLLLRGIEKTDIRRGMVICKPGSVTPHTDFKAEVYVLSKAEGGRHTPFFNKYRPQFYFRTTDVTGEISLEPGVEMVMPGDNVTITVKLINAIAMEKGLRFAIREGGRTVGAGQVTEILN; via the coding sequence ATGGCAAAAGAAAAGTTTGACCGCAGTAAGCCGCACTTAAACATCGGCACTATCGGTCACGTTGACCACGGCAAAACTACCTTAACTGCAGCTATCACTAAAGTATTAGCTGATGCAGGTTTATCAGAAGCTCGTTCATTTGATTCAATTGACTCTGCTCCTGAAGAAAAAGAACGCGGTATCACTATCAACACTGCACACGTTGAGTATTCAACTGCTAACCGTCACTACGCTCACGTAGACTGTCCAGGTCACGCTGACTACGTTAAAAACATGGTTACCGGTGCTGCTCAGATGGACGGTGCAATCATTGTTGTTGCTGCTACTGATGGTCCGATGCCACAAACTCGTGAGCACATCCTGTTAGCTCGTCAGGTAGGTGTACCTGCACTTGTTGTTTTCATGAACAAAGTTGACATGGTTGATGATCCGGAATTGTTAGAACTTGTTGAGATGGAAGTTCGTGAATTATTATCATTCTACGAATTCCCTGGCGACGATATCCCTGTTATCCAAGGTTCTGCTTTGGGTGGCTTGAACGGCGATCCAAAATGGGTTGGTAAAATTATGGAGCTAATGGATGCTGTAGATAGCTACATCCCAATCCCTCCACGTTTGACAGATCTTCCATTCTTGATGCCTGTTGAAGACGTATTCTCAATTACTGGTCGTGGTACTGTTGCTACAGGTCGTATTGAGCGTGGTGTTATTAACTCAGGTGAGCAAGTTGACATCTTAGGTATGGGTGCTGAGAACTTAAAATCAACCGTAACTGGTGTTGAGATGTTCCGCAAGATCCTTGACCGTGGTGAAGCTGGTGACAACGTAGGTTTATTGTTACGTGGTATTGAGAAAACTGATATCCGTCGTGGTATGGTTATCTGCAAACCAGGTTCAGTAACTCCTCACACTGATTTCAAAGCAGAAGTTTACGTATTATCAAAAGCAGAAGGTGGCCGTCACACTCCATTCTTCAACAAATACCGTCCGCAATTCTATTTCCGTACTACTGACGTAACCGGTGAGATCTCATTGGAGCCAGGAGTAGAAATGGTTATGCCTGGTGATAACGTTACCATCACTGTAAAGTTGATCAACGCTATCGCGATGGAAAAAGGCTTACGTTTCGCTATCCGTGAGGGTGGTAGAACAGTAGGTGCCGGTCAGGTAACTGAAATATTAAATTAA
- the secE gene encoding preprotein translocase subunit SecE: protein MAGVSEYIKESYIELTQKVTWPTWKELQSSAILVLIAAVIIALLIFGMDQIIGTLLNKFYSSLA, encoded by the coding sequence ATGGCTGGCGTATCAGAATATATTAAAGAGTCGTACATTGAGTTGACCCAGAAAGTTACCTGGCCAACCTGGAAAGAACTTCAAAGCAGCGCTATATTAGTGCTTATTGCAGCGGTTATTATTGCATTGCTGATTTTTGGTATGGACCAGATTATTGGTACCCTGCTTAATAAGTTTTATAGTTCACTTGCTTAA
- the nusG gene encoding transcription termination/antitermination protein NusG — MSDQLKWYVVRAISGKEKKVKQYIDAEINRLGISHLVPQVLIPTEKYYQMRDGKKIAKERNYFPGYVLMEAALDGELEHIIKNINSVIGFLGDKAGNAIPLRQAEVNRILGKVDEMTAQGETMNVPYYVGENVKVMDGPFNGFSGVIEEVNEEKKKLKVMVKIFGRRTPLELNYMQVEKE, encoded by the coding sequence ATGAGTGATCAGTTAAAGTGGTATGTAGTTAGGGCCATTAGTGGTAAAGAAAAAAAGGTAAAGCAATATATTGATGCCGAGATAAACCGTTTAGGTATATCGCACCTTGTACCACAGGTTTTAATTCCAACCGAAAAATATTATCAGATGCGCGATGGCAAGAAGATTGCCAAAGAGCGTAATTACTTCCCGGGATATGTGTTGATGGAAGCTGCTCTGGATGGTGAGTTAGAACACATCATTAAAAATATAAACAGTGTAATTGGCTTTTTGGGTGATAAGGCAGGTAATGCTATCCCTTTACGCCAGGCCGAAGTTAACCGTATTTTAGGTAAGGTTGATGAGATGACCGCACAGGGCGAAACCATGAACGTACCTTACTACGTAGGTGAGAACGTTAAAGTAATGGATGGCCCTTTCAACGGTTTCAGCGGTGTGATAGAAGAGGTGAACGAAGAGAAAAAGAAACTGAAAGTAATGGTAAAGATATTTGGGCGCCGTACGCCGCTTGAATTGAATTACATGCAGGTAGAGAAAGAATAG
- the rplK gene encoding 50S ribosomal protein L11, with protein sequence MAKEVGAMVKLQVKGGAANPSPPIGPALGAKGVNIMEFCKQFNARTQDRPGKVLPVVITVYVDKSFDFIIKTPPVAIQLMEATGLKSGSAEPNRKKVASVNWEQVETIAKDKMTDLNAFTVESAMKMVAGTARSMGITVSGTAPWNNN encoded by the coding sequence ATGGCAAAAGAAGTCGGTGCGATGGTAAAGCTGCAAGTAAAGGGCGGCGCTGCAAACCCATCTCCTCCAATTGGCCCTGCATTGGGTGCAAAAGGTGTGAACATTATGGAGTTTTGCAAGCAGTTCAATGCACGTACCCAGGATCGTCCTGGTAAAGTGTTACCTGTAGTGATTACTGTTTACGTTGACAAGTCATTTGATTTTATCATTAAAACCCCACCGGTAGCTATCCAGTTAATGGAAGCAACAGGTTTAAAAAGCGGGTCGGCAGAACCTAACCGTAAAAAAGTTGCCAGTGTAAACTGGGAGCAGGTTGAGACCATTGCCAAAGATAAAATGACCGATTTGAACGCGTTCACAGTAGAGTCAGCCATGAAAATGGTAGCAGGTACTGCACGCAGCATGGGGATAACCGTTAGCGGTACAGCTCCCTGGAACAACAATTAA
- the rplA gene encoding 50S ribosomal protein L1 yields the protein MARLTKNQKVALSKIEANKAYSLQDASALVKELTLTKFDSSVDIDVRLGVDPRKANQMVRGIATLPHGTGKTVRVLALVTPDKEQEAKDAGADFVGLDEFIAKIEGGWTDVDIIITMPSVMAKVGRLGRILGPRNLMPNPKSGTVTTEVGKAVTDVKGGKIDFKVDKTGIIHTSIGKSSFPAEKIYENALEVLQTISKLKPSAAKGTYFKSIHLSSTMSPGIEIETKTVTGI from the coding sequence GTGGCTAGATTAACAAAAAATCAAAAAGTGGCACTCTCCAAAATTGAGGCTAACAAAGCGTATTCTTTACAGGATGCATCTGCTTTGGTAAAAGAACTTACTTTAACCAAGTTTGATTCGTCAGTTGATATTGATGTACGTTTAGGTGTTGACCCACGTAAAGCCAATCAAATGGTGCGTGGTATAGCAACCTTACCTCATGGAACCGGTAAAACTGTACGTGTACTGGCTTTAGTTACTCCTGACAAGGAACAAGAAGCTAAAGACGCAGGTGCAGATTTTGTAGGTTTGGACGAGTTTATTGCCAAAATTGAAGGCGGATGGACTGATGTAGATATTATCATTACAATGCCAAGTGTTATGGCGAAAGTTGGACGTTTGGGCCGTATTTTAGGTCCGCGTAACTTAATGCCAAACCCTAAATCAGGAACAGTAACTACCGAGGTTGGTAAAGCTGTAACTGATGTAAAAGGCGGTAAGATAGATTTCAAGGTTGATAAAACCGGTATCATTCACACCTCAATAGGTAAATCATCTTTCCCTGCTGAAAAAATTTATGAGAATGCATTAGAAGTATTGCAAACCATCTCAAAATTGAAACCATCAGCAGCTAAAGGAACATATTTCAAGAGCATACACCTCTCTTCAACTATGTCTCCGGGGATAGAAATTGAAACAAAAACAGTAACGGGGATATAA
- the rplJ gene encoding 50S ribosomal protein L10: MTKEEKYDLVLALTETMKEYGNFYITDTSDLTVAKVNDIRRKCFDADIKMQVTKNSLIKKAMEAAGGDFGDIYDVLKGSSSILFSKSATAPAKLIKQLRKAGDKPVLKAAYIDSSVFIGDNQLDTLIKLKSKEQLIGEIIGLLQSPAKNVVSALQSGGNTLAGLVKTLQEREG, from the coding sequence ATGACTAAAGAAGAAAAATACGACTTGGTTCTTGCCCTGACTGAAACAATGAAGGAATACGGTAATTTTTATATTACTGATACTTCAGACTTAACGGTTGCAAAAGTAAACGATATACGCAGAAAATGTTTTGATGCCGACATCAAAATGCAGGTTACCAAAAACAGCTTGATCAAAAAAGCTATGGAAGCTGCCGGCGGAGACTTTGGCGATATATATGATGTATTAAAAGGTTCATCATCTATTCTTTTCTCAAAATCAGCAACTGCTCCGGCAAAGTTGATCAAACAATTGAGAAAAGCTGGCGACAAACCGGTTTTAAAAGCAGCATATATTGATTCATCAGTATTTATTGGCGATAACCAGCTGGATACTTTGATCAAGCTGAAATCAAAAGAACAACTGATTGGCGAGATCATTGGATTACTGCAATCACCAGCAAAAAATGTTGTATCTGCTCTACAATCAGGCGGAAACACATTGGCAGGATTAGTAAAAACATTACAAGAAAGAGAAGGTTAA
- the rplL gene encoding 50S ribosomal protein L7/L12, giving the protein MADLKAFAEQLVNLTVKEVNELAQILKDEYGIEPAAAAVAVAAAPAGGDDAPAAAAEQTAFDVILKEAGGQKLAVVKLVKDLTGLGLKEAKDLVDGAPKELKTGVSKEEAQTLKAQLEEAGAVVEVK; this is encoded by the coding sequence ATGGCGGATTTAAAAGCGTTTGCTGAACAGTTGGTAAACTTAACAGTAAAAGAAGTAAACGAATTAGCTCAGATATTGAAAGATGAGTATGGCATTGAGCCTGCTGCTGCTGCTGTTGCAGTTGCTGCTGCTCCTGCTGGTGGCGATGACGCTCCTGCAGCTGCTGCTGAGCAAACAGCATTTGACGTTATCCTGAAAGAAGCAGGTGGCCAAAAATTAGCTGTAGTTAAATTAGTAAAAGACCTTACCGGCCTTGGCTTGAAAGAAGCTAAAGATCTTGTTGACGGTGCACCTAAAGAATTAAAAACTGGTGTATCTAAAGAAGAAGCTCAAACTTTGAAAGCTCAATTAGAAGAAGCCGGAGCGGTAGTTGAGGTTAAGTAA